The Sulfitobacter donghicola DSW-25 = KCTC 12864 = JCM 14565 genome has a segment encoding these proteins:
- a CDS encoding M23 family metallopeptidase: MRYGFLALLSLAVPATAGDLSLSSPIDCDLDGPCYIQQYVDHDPSDKASDFTCSGLSYDGHKGTDFALPTYDMIETGVDVLAAAAGTVAGLRDGMKDEKFSDANAAEVEGRECGNGVVLRHADGWETQYCHLRQGSISVTKGQKLEAGDVLGQVGMSGRAEFPHLHLSVRHEGKVIDPFDPDGTITCGEVETDTLWQEKPTYQAGGIVSIGTSADIPEFSEIRANTVPPVTDDSPALVLYAFLFGTQKGDIISLSLNGPDGAVAQRDTKFKKAQAQSFRAIGKKLKTDRWPAGEYSGEAILKRGDVVIDSQKLTLTLP; encoded by the coding sequence ATGCGATATGGCTTTCTTGCCCTTTTGTCCCTCGCTGTGCCAGCCACAGCGGGGGATTTGTCCTTAAGCTCCCCGATCGACTGTGATTTGGACGGGCCTTGTTATATCCAGCAATATGTTGACCATGATCCATCGGACAAAGCATCGGATTTCACATGTTCAGGGCTAAGTTATGATGGCCATAAGGGGACCGATTTTGCGCTGCCCACCTATGATATGATCGAAACGGGCGTTGATGTTCTGGCGGCGGCAGCGGGAACTGTGGCCGGTCTGCGCGATGGTATGAAAGACGAAAAATTCTCTGACGCGAACGCTGCAGAGGTTGAAGGCCGCGAATGCGGTAATGGCGTTGTTCTGCGCCATGCGGATGGGTGGGAAACCCAATATTGCCACCTGCGCCAAGGGTCCATATCCGTCACCAAAGGGCAAAAGCTGGAGGCAGGTGATGTGCTGGGTCAGGTTGGCATGTCAGGTCGGGCCGAATTCCCCCACCTTCACCTCTCGGTCCGCCACGAGGGCAAGGTGATCGATCCCTTTGATCCTGACGGCACAATCACCTGCGGTGAGGTTGAGACAGACACGCTTTGGCAGGAAAAACCAACCTACCAAGCAGGCGGGATCGTCAGCATCGGGACCAGCGCGGATATCCCCGAGTTTTCGGAAATTCGCGCAAACACCGTGCCCCCGGTTACCGATGATAGCCCCGCTTTGGTTCTATACGCCTTTCTTTTTGGCACACAGAAAGGCGATATCATCAGCCTTTCTCTTAACGGTCCCGACGGCGCAGTCGCGCAGCGCGATACCAAATTCAAAAAGGCCCAAGCACAATCCTTCCGCGCCATTGGCAAAAAGCTAAAGACAGATCGTTGGCCAGCGGGTGAGTATTCGGGCGAGGCTATTTTGAAACGGGGCGATGTGGTGATCGACAGTCAAAAGCTGACGCTCACGCTGCCTTAG